The sequence TGTATTTTTAGCAATAATATTTTGGGCTTTTAATTTATTAACTTATTGGTATATATTACCAATAAGCTTTTTTTTCATGTATATTATTGTAGATATATTTGTAGAAAAAAGGCTTAGAAGAATTTTGCATAAAGGTAATGCATATAATAATTTTAATTATTCATTAGAATATTCTGGATTATTCAGAGAATTAGATGAAATGTTGAAAACATATTCTATATTATTAGCAAAAGAAAGAGAAGGATTAAAAGAATATTATGATAAATTTAATGCTATTTTTGATAATATAGGGTCTGGTATATTAGTTTTTGATAATAATGGCGTTTTACAAAGATCAAATCAAGAAGCAAAAGATATATTTTCTGGAATACACATTAAGTATGGTATGAATATATCAAAAATATTGATAAAAAGTGGTATAAAAATTCCTATACAATCAGGAATATATGAAGTATATTCAAAGAAATTACGTAAAAATCTTCAAATAATAGTTACTGAACAAAGTAATTTTATAATATTAGCTATTAATGATATTACAAACTATGTTAAATTAAAAAGGAATCTTGAAAGCGCTAGACATTTCGCAAGACTTGGAGAAATTTTAGCAAATGCAGCACATGGTTTAAAAACACCAATCGCAAGGATGAAAATGGTCTTTCAAATGTATGAAATGACTCAAGAAAAAGAGTATTTTGATCAAATTAAGCAAGAGATTGAAAATATAGAAAAATTAATAAAAGAAACATTGGAATTATTTAAAACAGTTGAAGAAAAAAAGGAATTTAATTTAAATATTTTAGTAGATGGAATTGTATCTAGATTTAAAGAAACATATCCTAATATTAGATTTAATGTAAAGAATAAGTGTTACGTGAATATCGTAAGTGATGAATGGTTATTTAAATCTGCAATTATGAATATTATTCAAAATTCTGTGGATGCTATGAGAAAAGAAAATAATCCAGGATGTGTATATATAAGCTTTTTAGAAAAGAAAA comes from Marinitoga litoralis and encodes:
- a CDS encoding sensor histidine kinase; translated protein: MPEKLAIYHTVFLAIIFWAFNLLTYWYILPISFFFMYIIVDIFVEKRLRRILHKGNAYNNFNYSLEYSGLFRELDEMLKTYSILLAKEREGLKEYYDKFNAIFDNIGSGILVFDNNGVLQRSNQEAKDIFSGIHIKYGMNISKILIKSGIKIPIQSGIYEVYSKKLRKNLQIIVTEQSNFIILAINDITNYVKLKRNLESARHFARLGEILANAAHGLKTPIARMKMVFQMYEMTQEKEYFDQIKQEIENIEKLIKETLELFKTVEEKKEFNLNILVDGIVSRFKETYPNIRFNVKNKCYVNIVSDEWLFKSAIMNIIQNSVDAMRKENNPGCVYISFLEKKKYYKIMFFDNGIGMDKTEKEKYLKPFFTTKENGTGLGTVFLEKLIIMENAKLRINSIKNKGTIISILLNK